One Nocardia iowensis DNA window includes the following coding sequences:
- a CDS encoding glycoside hydrolase family 55 protein, translating to MSDDAVGRRSMLAAALGAVGAVPVLAGCGSSESPGIEFRSPHVSDAPAARNVRDFGAVGDGVADDTAAIAAAAAVAGAPLVMYLPAGHYRVTAWPELGDYATILGDGADISVVSCEADTTLITLHKRNRVRFARIGFYLAGPKSTAFVLSECFRCSFDSVVIRGNHLSDNHPRYLEQRGVVLEGNTGGTAFLNCDINNFGYGIVTSCIQNYVTSSKLTSNFIGVLGTGNDHNAGLALTNVEFVSDADPRTTDKHIVIDGAANDWWLTNIWFEGADIALSVGRAERGGPAQFGMINCKVAARTVGIDLIYCRQPYLANVQFDKDLDRPPIELRIDPTGCPEGTAVNLISTAADDLNAAVFPERWHVLNRTSMHAPSFTGTIVAKAGRGDADVFQAQAPDGALRSAVLASGTWLSEHTEGGIVLKDSSGTYWRLSVSTEGVLKTMSLGKQRPRE from the coding sequence ATGAGCGATGATGCGGTCGGCAGGCGAAGCATGCTCGCCGCAGCACTCGGCGCCGTCGGCGCGGTGCCGGTCCTGGCAGGGTGCGGCTCCTCCGAGAGTCCAGGCATCGAATTCCGTTCCCCGCACGTCAGCGACGCACCGGCTGCCCGCAATGTCCGTGATTTCGGCGCCGTCGGCGACGGGGTCGCCGACGATACGGCGGCGATCGCGGCGGCGGCCGCTGTCGCGGGCGCTCCGCTGGTGATGTATCTGCCCGCGGGCCACTACCGGGTGACGGCATGGCCCGAACTCGGCGACTACGCGACGATCCTCGGCGACGGCGCCGATATCAGCGTGGTGAGCTGTGAAGCCGACACCACGCTCATCACGCTGCACAAGCGCAACCGGGTACGGTTCGCCCGGATCGGCTTCTACCTGGCCGGGCCGAAGTCGACGGCGTTCGTGTTGTCCGAATGCTTCCGCTGCTCGTTCGATTCGGTGGTGATCCGCGGCAACCACCTCAGCGACAACCATCCGCGCTATCTCGAGCAGCGCGGTGTGGTGCTGGAGGGCAATACCGGCGGCACCGCATTCCTCAACTGCGATATCAACAATTTCGGCTACGGCATCGTCACCTCCTGCATCCAGAACTACGTGACCTCGTCCAAGCTCACCAGCAACTTCATCGGAGTGCTCGGCACCGGCAACGACCACAACGCCGGATTGGCGCTCACCAACGTCGAATTCGTGTCCGACGCCGACCCGCGCACCACCGACAAACACATCGTCATCGATGGTGCGGCGAACGATTGGTGGCTCACCAACATCTGGTTCGAGGGGGCCGACATCGCGCTGTCCGTCGGCCGGGCCGAGCGCGGCGGGCCCGCGCAATTCGGCATGATCAACTGCAAGGTCGCGGCGCGCACGGTCGGCATCGACCTGATCTATTGCCGCCAGCCGTATCTCGCCAACGTGCAGTTCGACAAGGATCTGGACCGTCCGCCCATCGAGCTGCGGATCGATCCGACCGGTTGTCCCGAGGGTACGGCGGTGAACCTGATCTCCACGGCGGCAGACGATCTCAATGCCGCGGTATTTCCGGAACGATGGCACGTGCTCAATCGCACCAGCATGCACGCGCCCTCGTTCACCGGAACCATCGTGGCCAAAGCGGGACGCGGCGATGCCGATGTCTTCCAGGCGCAAGCACCCGACGGTGCGCTGCGCTCCGCCGTACTGGCCAGCGGCACCTGGCTTTCCGAGCACACCGAGGGGGGAATCGTCCTCAAGGACTCGTCGGGCACCTATTGGCGGCTGTCCGTCTCCACCGAGGGCGTGCTCAAGACCATGTCGCTCGGCAAACAACGACCGCGCGAGTAG
- a CDS encoding glycosyltransferase family 4 protein, which translates to MTGSEWFASAPGGLNRYFTELFHALAGQPGVEVSAAAFGGASPAVPGARSWGGLGGSTLRRASTAFLDRTELHRGTVLDRHFCLYGPAAIDRRGRLPLVVHFHGPWAAESRLTGQSAIAVRAKYALERLRYLGADRFVVLSNHFREVLYTDYRVPLDRIAVIAPGVDLNRFSAAPIREQSETRTVLCVRRLERRMGIDTLLRAWPGVLAEHPTTRLVIVGTGTAETELRAAATSLGTSVEFAGHVDDQRLTELYEQAELTVVPTTALEGFGLIALESLAAGRAPIVTDCGGLPDSVLGLDPSLIVPARDADALGARIVTALHGTVPTPEQCRAHAETFSWDVTARRHLAMYREIRQ; encoded by the coding sequence ATGACGGGATCCGAGTGGTTCGCGTCCGCGCCGGGTGGGCTCAATCGGTATTTCACCGAACTGTTCCACGCCCTCGCCGGGCAGCCGGGGGTCGAGGTGTCAGCGGCGGCCTTCGGCGGGGCATCCCCGGCGGTGCCGGGTGCCCGATCCTGGGGTGGGCTGGGCGGATCCACCCTGCGCCGCGCGAGCACGGCGTTCCTCGATCGCACCGAACTGCACCGCGGCACCGTGCTCGACCGGCACTTCTGCCTGTATGGCCCCGCCGCCATCGATCGGCGTGGACGGCTGCCGCTGGTCGTCCATTTTCATGGGCCGTGGGCCGCCGAAAGCAGGCTCACCGGGCAGAGCGCGATCGCGGTGCGTGCCAAGTATGCGCTCGAACGGCTGCGTTACCTCGGCGCGGACCGATTCGTGGTGCTGTCCAACCACTTTCGCGAGGTACTTTATACCGACTACCGGGTTCCGCTCGACCGGATCGCGGTCATCGCGCCAGGCGTCGACCTGAATCGCTTTTCCGCCGCACCGATTCGAGAGCAATCGGAGACCAGGACGGTGCTGTGTGTTCGCAGACTCGAACGCCGCATGGGCATCGACACCCTGCTGCGCGCCTGGCCCGGTGTGCTCGCCGAGCATCCCACTACTCGGCTGGTCATCGTCGGCACCGGCACAGCGGAAACCGAATTACGCGCCGCCGCAACGTCACTGGGGACCTCGGTCGAGTTCGCCGGGCACGTCGACGATCAGCGCCTTACCGAACTCTACGAACAGGCCGAGCTGACCGTTGTGCCGACCACCGCCCTCGAAGGGTTCGGCTTGATCGCGCTCGAATCGCTGGCGGCGGGCCGCGCACCGATCGTCACCGACTGCGGCGGCCTACCGGATTCGGTGCTCGGGCTCGACCCTTCGCTCATCGTGCCCGCCCGCGACGCCGACGCACTCGGCGCGCGCATCGTCACCGCCCTGCACGGCACCGTGCCCACCCCCGAACAATGCCGGGCGCACGCGGAAACATTCTCCTGGGATGTGACAGCGCGGCGGCATCTCGCGATGTACCGGGAAATCAGGCAATGA
- a CDS encoding lipopolysaccharide biosynthesis protein, translating into MAEHAAPDPDRPHTPGGAHRRTPQRRHGFLAVLRDIGYVSFGKYGQYVVTIVTVPLIARVLGAHGLGLLAIGMSAYFIGSLLVDLGITSYLAARVHDAKAPELGSDRFRHINQLRGDYLVIRAGTLGLLGAGLGLSYAAGAPAHLEMILLGLFAGGFWSVSEDWLLIGQGRFGASTAYQAVGRIGYLVLLVAVLPRMPSAQVAVLCLLVSSIPTVVLTWWDSLRTFGPPTRPRGAWTILRTGAPVFTSRLLVTTYGQGAAAVYSGVLDAVSLGLYSASDRLVRAIQSTLDPIGFALLPRMARKSADDNFWRHALQALFACACTATVAAAAVWLAAPTLIHLVFGEDFTAAIALLRVETFILPATAITSFVTTAVLPVRQDTTGVLIGAILGTCVAATALAIAFRTHSVWTLVYGTVVVEFTVAVWYLLRIRTLINRERVTPASGPAIVLMREEGGT; encoded by the coding sequence ATGGCTGAGCACGCAGCGCCGGACCCCGACCGGCCGCACACCCCCGGCGGCGCGCATCGGCGAACCCCCCAGCGCCGCCACGGATTCCTCGCGGTGCTCCGCGATATCGGCTACGTCAGCTTCGGCAAGTACGGGCAGTACGTCGTCACCATCGTGACCGTGCCCCTGATCGCCCGCGTGCTCGGCGCACACGGTCTCGGCCTGCTCGCGATCGGCATGTCGGCGTACTTCATCGGCTCACTGCTCGTCGATCTCGGCATCACCTCGTACCTGGCCGCACGGGTGCACGACGCGAAAGCCCCCGAACTCGGCAGCGACCGCTTCCGGCACATCAACCAATTGCGCGGCGACTACCTGGTCATCCGCGCGGGCACACTCGGCCTTCTCGGTGCCGGGCTCGGACTCAGCTACGCGGCCGGTGCGCCGGCGCACCTGGAGATGATCCTGCTCGGGCTGTTCGCGGGCGGCTTCTGGTCGGTGTCGGAGGACTGGCTGCTCATCGGGCAGGGCCGGTTCGGCGCCTCGACCGCCTATCAGGCGGTCGGGCGGATCGGTTACCTGGTGTTGCTCGTGGCGGTACTGCCTCGAATGCCCAGTGCCCAGGTCGCCGTGTTGTGCCTGCTCGTCTCGTCCATCCCTACCGTCGTGCTCACCTGGTGGGATTCGCTGCGCACCTTCGGACCGCCGACCCGGCCGCGCGGTGCGTGGACCATCTTGCGTACCGGCGCACCGGTTTTCACCTCGCGGCTGTTGGTGACGACGTATGGGCAAGGCGCGGCGGCGGTGTACTCGGGCGTGCTGGACGCGGTGTCACTCGGCCTGTACTCCGCCAGTGACCGATTGGTGCGGGCGATCCAATCCACCCTCGACCCCATCGGTTTCGCGCTGCTCCCCCGGATGGCACGCAAGAGCGCCGACGACAACTTCTGGCGGCACGCCCTGCAGGCACTGTTCGCCTGCGCCTGCACCGCGACGGTGGCGGCCGCCGCGGTATGGCTCGCGGCGCCCACGCTGATCCACCTGGTGTTCGGCGAGGATTTCACCGCCGCGATCGCCCTGCTGCGGGTGGAGACCTTCATCTTGCCCGCGACGGCGATCACCTCGTTCGTCACCACGGCCGTGCTTCCGGTGCGCCAGGACACCACCGGCGTGCTGATCGGCGCGATCCTCGGCACCTGCGTGGCGGCCACCGCACTCGCCATCGCGTTCCGCACGCACTCGGTGTGGACGCTGGTCTACGGCACCGTCGTCGTCGAATTCACCGTCGCCGTCTGGTATCTGCTTCGGATCCGCACGCTGATCAACCGGGAGCGGGTAACGCCCGCCAGCGGTCCCGCGATTGTGCTGATGCGGGAGGAGGGCGGGACATGA
- a CDS encoding GNVR domain-containing protein, which translates to MGLIDYWQIARRRWIIIAAVVVLCLAGAFGYLSTLPTTYVASSSMYVSMATGTSVNDSYQGGLAAQQRVRSYLDLATSATVAKRVIDELGLEMSVAEVQGRIKAFSPPATTNIIVTVQTSTAEGARDLANAVVAQFRRLIDELETIQRDAAPAARVTVVDRAEVPAAPSGPQGKRILALGLLAGLALGCAAAFVRDRTDRTLRTSTDLEAALPVPILGIIDAGRPGAADETRRLRTRLLRDGEARTVLLTSLSSRSEPEVAVALAKSFADTGSKVVLIDADTSGNGSSSAVAPNQSAGLAAVLRGAAPVPEALTAWSQHGITVLPLGNADDQTPDLLASDRFATVLEKLRTDYDHVLVQTAPVTRAADAIALAPLCTQTIGVVLLGSTSAPQLRGALATFGDNKLTGAVAYSKPGNRLQRLSGRLRL; encoded by the coding sequence ATGGGATTGATCGATTATTGGCAGATCGCGCGCCGGCGCTGGATCATCATCGCCGCGGTGGTGGTGCTGTGCCTGGCCGGCGCATTCGGCTACCTGAGCACGCTCCCGACCACGTACGTCGCCTCCAGCAGCATGTACGTGTCGATGGCGACCGGAACGTCGGTCAACGATTCCTACCAGGGCGGGCTGGCCGCTCAGCAGCGGGTCCGCTCGTACCTCGACCTGGCCACCAGCGCCACCGTCGCCAAGCGCGTGATCGACGAACTCGGGCTGGAGATGTCCGTCGCCGAGGTACAGGGCCGGATCAAGGCGTTCTCGCCGCCCGCGACGACCAACATCATCGTCACCGTCCAGACCTCGACCGCCGAGGGTGCGCGCGATCTGGCCAACGCCGTAGTGGCCCAATTCCGCCGTCTCATCGACGAATTGGAGACCATCCAACGCGATGCCGCACCGGCGGCCCGGGTCACCGTGGTCGACCGCGCCGAAGTGCCCGCCGCACCGAGCGGACCGCAGGGGAAACGCATCCTGGCCCTCGGTCTGCTGGCCGGACTCGCCCTCGGCTGCGCGGCCGCCTTCGTCCGCGACCGCACCGACCGCACCCTGCGCACCTCCACCGACCTGGAAGCCGCGTTGCCGGTGCCGATCCTCGGCATCATCGACGCGGGACGGCCCGGCGCCGCCGACGAGACCCGCAGGCTGCGCACCCGGCTGCTGCGCGACGGCGAGGCCAGAACCGTCCTGTTGACCAGCCTTTCATCCCGATCGGAACCGGAAGTCGCGGTGGCACTGGCGAAGTCGTTCGCCGACACCGGCAGCAAGGTGGTCCTCATCGACGCCGATACCTCGGGCAACGGCAGCTCGAGCGCCGTCGCGCCGAACCAGAGCGCCGGTCTCGCCGCGGTGTTGCGCGGCGCCGCGCCGGTGCCCGAGGCGCTCACCGCATGGTCGCAGCACGGCATCACGGTCCTGCCCCTGGGCAACGCCGACGACCAGACACCCGATCTGCTCGCCTCGGACCGGTTCGCCACGGTCCTCGAGAAACTGCGCACCGACTATGACCACGTCCTGGTGCAGACCGCCCCGGTGACGCGGGCCGCCGACGCCATCGCCCTGGCTCCGCTCTGTACGCAGACCATCGGCGTCGTGCTGCTCGGCAGCACCAGCGCCCCGCAATTGCGCGGTGCGCTGGCCACATTCGGCGACAACAAGCTGACCGGCGCGGTAGCGTACAGCAAGCCGGGCAACCGGCTGCAGCGACTCAGCGGGAGGCTGCGGCTATGA
- a CDS encoding TetR/AcrR family transcriptional regulator, protein MSSAPKQRRPVRPYGGIDAADRVAARRGKLLDSGLELFGTRGYAATGVKDLCRTAGLTDRYFYESFGGTKELFAAVFDRVIDELFEAVAVAVDGEPPRGTRKLHAGIGTYLTALAEDPRKLRIIFVEPTGAGAEHRMREALWRFARLVAETATAARPEARPPAVLVDIYALSVVGMLERVLVEKQGGRLDVPMAELVDYCTAFAGASLAALYTGRITEQAGRSEVGSGTTD, encoded by the coding sequence ATGAGCAGCGCTCCCAAGCAGCGACGACCGGTGCGGCCCTACGGCGGGATCGATGCGGCCGATCGGGTCGCGGCGCGGCGCGGCAAGCTGCTCGACTCGGGTCTGGAACTGTTCGGCACGCGGGGCTACGCGGCGACCGGGGTCAAGGACCTGTGCCGGACCGCGGGACTCACCGACCGGTACTTCTACGAATCCTTCGGCGGCACCAAGGAACTGTTCGCCGCCGTGTTCGACCGTGTCATCGACGAACTGTTCGAGGCGGTCGCTGTCGCGGTCGACGGCGAACCGCCGCGAGGAACCCGCAAGCTGCACGCGGGCATCGGCACGTACCTCACCGCACTAGCCGAGGATCCGCGCAAACTCCGGATCATCTTCGTCGAACCCACCGGGGCGGGCGCGGAACACCGCATGCGGGAGGCATTGTGGCGGTTCGCCAGGTTGGTGGCCGAGACCGCTACCGCCGCCCGCCCCGAAGCACGGCCACCCGCGGTACTGGTGGACATCTATGCGCTGTCGGTCGTCGGCATGCTCGAGCGCGTGCTGGTGGAGAAGCAGGGCGGGCGGCTGGACGTGCCGATGGCCGAGTTGGTGGACTATTGCACGGCATTCGCCGGTGCGTCGCTGGCCGCGCTCTACACCGGCCGGATAACCGAACAAGCCGGTCGCTCCGAAGTCGGCTCCGGCACTACGGACTGA
- a CDS encoding hydroxysqualene dehydroxylase, which translates to MTAQYRDTAVSRRLVLRGAAGLAGAAGLAATAGPAAAQVGRRRNGPPRNSVAVLGAGIGGLTAAHELAERGFEVTVFDRKELGGKSRTIPLPGTGIGGRAPLPGEHGARGFTSFYHHVHDTMRRIPLPGTRNTVRDNLIPFSVNDPRYPRAGNLPDGFPLMFGFYFDPQQARTPEGLQRILIEVFLKNNLIPLPEAIHMAGRVVTYLTSSEERRFGQWEHVSWWDFVGAATRSTQFQALAATGLTRALVAAKEYVASTRTMGNMMEGFFIALLQELTGGPKVYEVLNGPTNEAWLDPWIALLRDRGVRFLPGHALDGFVVDGNRIGGARIRQPDGATRLHQADWYVCAVPTDRARRLWSPEIRGLDPQLARMDELTLDWMNGMQMFVTEKLELGAGYNIYLDAPWRLTTYSQRAFWDVDYAAKYGDGTIVDGLTIDIADWDTPGILFGKTAKHCTREEIYQETWAQLTAALNDDGRIQLKDGIVRDWLLDPGISWQHGQNQNDEPLLVNTIGSWAARPTAHTEIPNLFLAADYVRTNFDLATMEGANEAGRAAVNALLDAAGSPAARVQLFTRDSIPAFEPLRQLDAARYRTGQPNLFDLG; encoded by the coding sequence GTGACAGCTCAATATCGGGACACCGCGGTCAGCAGGCGGTTGGTACTGCGTGGTGCGGCGGGTTTGGCCGGGGCCGCCGGTTTGGCGGCGACCGCGGGCCCGGCGGCTGCGCAGGTCGGTCGCAGGCGAAACGGCCCGCCCCGCAACAGCGTCGCGGTGCTCGGCGCCGGGATCGGCGGACTCACCGCGGCCCATGAGCTCGCCGAACGGGGTTTCGAGGTGACCGTCTTCGACCGCAAGGAGCTCGGCGGCAAGTCGCGCACTATCCCACTGCCGGGAACGGGGATCGGTGGCCGCGCACCGCTACCCGGTGAGCACGGCGCCCGCGGCTTCACCTCGTTCTATCACCACGTGCACGACACCATGCGCCGCATTCCGCTACCGGGGACGCGGAACACGGTCCGCGACAACCTGATTCCGTTCTCGGTCAACGACCCGCGCTATCCACGGGCCGGGAATCTGCCGGACGGATTCCCGCTCATGTTCGGGTTCTATTTCGATCCGCAGCAGGCCCGCACGCCGGAGGGGTTGCAGCGCATCCTGATCGAGGTGTTCTTGAAGAACAACCTCATCCCGCTACCCGAGGCGATCCACATGGCCGGACGGGTCGTCACCTACCTGACCTCCAGCGAAGAGCGCCGATTCGGGCAGTGGGAACACGTCAGCTGGTGGGACTTCGTCGGCGCCGCGACCCGGTCCACGCAGTTCCAGGCCTTGGCCGCAACGGGTTTGACGCGCGCCCTCGTCGCGGCGAAGGAATACGTCGCCAGCACCCGGACGATGGGCAACATGATGGAGGGCTTCTTCATCGCGTTGCTGCAAGAGCTCACCGGCGGCCCGAAGGTCTACGAGGTGCTCAACGGCCCGACCAACGAGGCATGGCTGGATCCGTGGATCGCGCTGCTGCGCGATAGGGGCGTCCGATTCCTACCCGGCCACGCGCTGGACGGCTTCGTGGTGGACGGCAACCGGATCGGCGGCGCACGCATCCGTCAGCCGGACGGCGCGACCCGCCTTCATCAGGCCGACTGGTACGTCTGCGCGGTACCGACGGACCGCGCCCGACGCCTGTGGTCGCCCGAAATTCGCGGTCTCGATCCCCAGCTGGCGCGAATGGACGAGCTCACCCTCGACTGGATGAACGGCATGCAGATGTTCGTCACCGAGAAGCTGGAACTCGGTGCGGGATACAACATCTACCTCGACGCGCCATGGCGGCTGACCACGTACTCGCAGCGCGCGTTCTGGGACGTCGACTACGCCGCGAAATACGGCGACGGCACCATCGTCGACGGTCTGACCATCGACATCGCCGACTGGGACACCCCTGGCATCCTGTTCGGCAAGACCGCCAAACACTGCACGCGCGAGGAGATCTACCAGGAGACCTGGGCGCAGCTGACCGCCGCGTTGAACGACGACGGCCGAATCCAGCTGAAGGACGGCATCGTCCGGGACTGGCTGCTCGACCCCGGCATCAGCTGGCAGCACGGCCAGAACCAGAACGATGAACCATTGCTGGTCAACACCATCGGCTCCTGGGCGGCGCGGCCGACCGCACACACCGAGATCCCCAACCTGTTCCTCGCCGCCGACTACGTGCGGACCAACTTCGACCTGGCCACCATGGAGGGCGCCAACGAGGCGGGCCGTGCGGCGGTCAACGCGCTGCTGGACGCCGCGGGCTCCCCCGCCGCGCGGGTCCAATTGTTCACCCGCGATTCGATTCCCGCGTTCGAACCGCTGCGGCAGCTGGACGCCGCGCGTTACCGGACCGGGCAGCCGAATCTCTTCGATCTCGGTTGA
- a CDS encoding glycosyltransferase family 4 protein: MTKALFLAHTAAPSGAELATLRLVAALHDQGLLDVGMVYTEDGPMVERMRARGVETRVLRGRFDSRAMTIGAGPLRLVAGFLGLLRLGWALGATARELGANIVVAESSKALVMGAVAARRARVPLVWQVHDRLAVDYFGRLPTLVLRLLGRLVSRGYLANSRTTLSTLPVGRRRALVAYPGVELGTDAPRPGQRPPADTVVTVVGRLAPWKGQDVLLRAVAAAKVRPRQVFLIGGTFFDEEPYRAELERLARDLALPVTFTGHVDDPTEFLRDTDILVHSSVLPEPFGQVVVEGMHAGCAVIAAVPGGPAEIVEPGVNGLLVDGGNQDQLTAALDTLIGDAALRTRLAAAARLRAKDFDITETARTVAAFLNDIAQRNGAAGTPHSPERAPHG, from the coding sequence ATGACGAAAGCACTGTTTCTCGCGCACACCGCGGCGCCGTCCGGCGCCGAACTCGCCACGCTCCGGCTCGTCGCGGCACTGCACGACCAGGGGCTGCTGGATGTCGGCATGGTCTACACCGAGGACGGACCCATGGTCGAACGCATGCGCGCACGCGGAGTCGAAACCCGGGTGCTGCGCGGCCGATTCGACAGCCGGGCGATGACCATCGGCGCCGGCCCGCTGCGCCTGGTCGCCGGGTTCCTCGGGCTCCTCCGGCTCGGCTGGGCCCTCGGCGCCACCGCCCGGGAGCTCGGCGCGAATATCGTGGTGGCGGAAAGTAGCAAGGCGCTGGTGATGGGCGCGGTAGCCGCACGCCGCGCGCGCGTTCCGCTGGTTTGGCAGGTGCACGATCGGCTCGCCGTCGACTACTTCGGGCGGTTGCCCACCCTGGTGCTGCGCTTGCTGGGGCGACTCGTCAGCCGCGGCTACCTCGCGAACAGCCGAACCACCCTGAGCACCTTGCCGGTCGGACGCAGGCGCGCGCTGGTGGCCTACCCGGGCGTCGAACTCGGCACCGACGCGCCGCGTCCCGGCCAGCGCCCGCCCGCCGACACGGTGGTCACCGTGGTCGGCCGGTTGGCACCTTGGAAGGGCCAGGACGTGCTGCTGCGCGCGGTCGCCGCGGCGAAAGTGCGCCCACGCCAAGTATTTCTGATCGGGGGAACCTTCTTCGACGAAGAGCCGTACCGCGCCGAACTCGAACGTCTCGCGCGTGATTTGGCACTACCGGTGACCTTCACCGGGCACGTCGACGACCCCACCGAATTCCTTCGCGACACCGACATCCTGGTACACAGCTCGGTACTCCCCGAACCCTTCGGCCAGGTCGTGGTGGAAGGGATGCACGCGGGCTGCGCCGTAATCGCCGCCGTACCAGGGGGTCCCGCGGAGATCGTCGAGCCGGGCGTCAACGGTTTGCTGGTCGACGGCGGAAATCAAGACCAACTCACCGCCGCGTTGGACACCCTCATCGGCGACGCCGCGCTGCGCACCCGGCTGGCCGCGGCGGCTCGCCTGCGCGCCAAGGACTTCGACATCACCGAAACGGCGCGCACGGTCGCCGCCTTCCTCAACGACATCGCACAACGCAACGGCGCTGCGGGCACACCACATTCACCGGAGAGAGCCCCGCATGGCTGA
- a CDS encoding CgeB family protein, translated as MRILYLGDDWVGSNAHSLADGFRQAGHDVVVIDTTRVTLPPRLSAPWVYAKIARRRAPWNVAALHAEIDRAAAEFRPDLLFVFKGVHLDQRRLLDLPARVRVHYSADDVLNPANISAEYLAHEPEWDLVVTTKRHNVAELRDRGARAVTFVRSAYDPAWHHPTARRGTRQFLVGFIGVCRPDRRADLVGLARVHGSRMLVRGPGWRRVPELRTTGAEVGGAVYGERYSEVVAGVTANLVLLNSDNRDTHTCRTFEVPAAGGLFVGERTDEHAELLQDTSECFLFSGTDELSDILDRCAAHPDKAAAVAEAGYQRIANGKHRYVDRAREIIHAIS; from the coding sequence ATGAGGATTCTCTACCTCGGTGACGACTGGGTCGGCAGCAACGCGCACTCGCTCGCCGACGGGTTCCGGCAGGCCGGGCACGACGTGGTCGTCATCGACACCACTCGGGTCACCTTGCCGCCCAGACTTTCCGCACCATGGGTGTACGCCAAAATCGCGCGACGCCGAGCGCCATGGAATGTCGCCGCCCTGCACGCCGAGATCGATCGCGCCGCCGCCGAGTTCCGGCCGGATCTGCTGTTCGTGTTCAAGGGCGTTCACCTCGATCAGCGCAGGCTGCTCGACCTCCCCGCGCGGGTACGGGTGCACTACAGCGCCGACGATGTCCTGAACCCCGCGAACATCAGCGCGGAATACCTTGCGCACGAACCGGAATGGGACCTCGTCGTCACCACCAAACGTCACAACGTCGCCGAGTTGCGCGACCGGGGCGCCCGCGCGGTCACCTTCGTGCGCAGCGCCTACGACCCGGCCTGGCATCACCCCACCGCGCGCCGCGGGACCCGGCAGTTCCTGGTCGGTTTCATCGGCGTGTGCCGTCCGGACCGGCGGGCCGACCTGGTCGGGCTGGCCCGCGTCCACGGCTCCCGCATGCTGGTGCGCGGTCCCGGTTGGCGGCGAGTGCCCGAACTGCGCACCACCGGAGCCGAAGTGGGTGGGGCCGTGTACGGCGAGCGGTATTCCGAGGTGGTCGCCGGCGTCACGGCCAATCTGGTGCTGCTCAACTCCGACAACCGCGACACCCACACCTGCCGCACCTTCGAAGTGCCCGCCGCCGGTGGACTTTTCGTCGGCGAACGCACCGACGAACATGCCGAGCTGTTGCAGGACACCAGCGAATGCTTTCTGTTCTCCGGCACCGACGAGCTGTCCGACATTCTCGACCGGTGCGCGGCGCATCCCGACAAGGCTGCCGCCGTGGCCGAGGCCGGGTACCAGCGGATTGCCAACGGCAAGCACCGCTACGTCGACCGGGCGCGGGAGATCATCCATGCGATCAGCTGA